One window from the genome of Vicia villosa cultivar HV-30 ecotype Madison, WI unplaced genomic scaffold, Vvil1.0 ctg.002608F_1_1, whole genome shotgun sequence encodes:
- the LOC131639390 gene encoding putative RING-H2 finger protein ATL21A has protein sequence MSTLKFSFIFSIFLFLFHSSTQLCFKKYCGKPNSGLHFEFPFILREDYQNNNNQTDRCGYPGFEIYCNHSKQALLKLPNDKNFVVKSISLERQRIWVKGPNDCPPQRFIENINFNYDSPFIWDNSFHSNYENVTFLNCSTNSSKEPNPMIDELPTIPCMSNANYTIMYTLQSSLVEKLNSTCHKIGFAEVPVRDDSQEPVVIMDGLYSNAMLRWNTPSCGCEPDQSCGFLNDTGLDVTCYSKVINFPVGNPSTQRHKKFNFFPVLWGVLGVLFFMWWVFLSIYNDRQQNHIQQRETITNIEPSNQEPPWFVFGLDRSMIEQYPKIQLAESGQLPKSIDKLCSICLCEYKPMETLRSIPQCNHHFHVDCIDVWLKMNATCPLCRNLPGL, from the exons ATGTCTACCTTGAAATTTTCTTTCATATTTTCcatatttctctttctttttcacagTTCAACTCAACTTTGTTTTAAGAAATATTGTGGAAAGCCTAACTCAGGTCTTCATTTTGAGTTCCCTTTCATATTAAGAGAAGATTATCAAAATAACAATAATCAAACTGATCGATGTGGATACCCAGGGTTTGAAATTTATTGTAATCATTCTAAGCAAGCTTTGCTTAAACTCCCAAATGATAAAAATTTTGTAGTCAAAAGTATTTCCCTTGAGAGACAAAGAATTTGGGTTAAAGGTCCCAATGATTGTCCACCACAAAGGTTCATAGAAAACATAAACTTCAACTATGATTCACCTTTTATATGGGACAACTCTTTTCATAGTAATTATGAAAATGTAACATTTCTCAATTGTAGTACTAATTCTTCAAAGGAACCAAATCCTATGATTGATGAACTTCCAACTATACCTTGTATGAGCAATGCAAATTACACGATTATGTATACGTTGCAATCATCTCTTGTTGAAAAGTTGAATTCGACGTGTCATAAGATTGGTTTTGCTGAGGTTCCAGTCAGAGATGATTCACAAGAACCAGTGGTAATCATGGATGGACTTTACTCTAATGCAATGTTGCGATGGAATACACCTTCATGTGGCTGCGAACCTGATCAATCCTGTGGCTTTTTAAATGATACGGGTCTTGATGTTACTTGTTATAGTAAGGTTATTAATTTCCCAG TTGGAAATCCTTCGACTCAGAGGCataaaaaatttaacttttttcCGGTACTTTGGGGAGTATTAGGAGTTTTGTTCTTCATGTGGTGGGTATTTTTATCCATATATAATGATAGACAACAAAACCATATTCAACAAAGAGAGACAATTACAAACATAGAACCAAGTAATCAAGAACCACCTTGGTTTGTGTTTGGGCTTGATAGATCAATGATAGAACAATATCCAAAGATTCAACTAGCAGAAAGTGGACAATTACCTAAGTCAATTGACAAACTTTGTTCCATATGTCTTTGTGAGTATAAGCCTATGGAGACATTAAGGAGTATACCACAATGCAATCATCATTTTCATGTTGATTGTATAGATGTTTGGCTCAAAATGAATGCTACGTGTCCTTTATGTCGAAATCTGCCAGGGTTATGA